From the genome of Amycolatopsis sp. NBC_01488, one region includes:
- the purU gene encoding formyltetrahydrofolate deformylase, which translates to MTAPERRYVITFGCPDRTGIIARISGFLAEHGGWIVEAAYHTDPDTGWFFTRQVVRADSLPFDAAELRARFGEVAADLSAESSWQVSDTGERRRAVVLVSKAGHCLYDLLGRVASGELDVDIAAVIGNHESLADITRAHGIPFHHVPFPAGDKASAFEEVRKLVDEHEPHAVVLARFMQILPADLCRDWAGRAINIHHSFLPSFIGAKPYHQAHTRGVKLVGATCHYVTADLDAGPIIDQDVIRVDHGDSVEDMVRKGRDIEKVTLARGLRWHLENRVLVHGNRTVVF; encoded by the coding sequence GTGACCGCTCCCGAACGCCGCTACGTCATCACCTTCGGCTGCCCCGACCGCACCGGCATCATCGCCCGGATCTCCGGGTTCCTCGCCGAGCACGGCGGCTGGATCGTCGAAGCGGCCTACCACACCGACCCCGACACGGGCTGGTTCTTCACCCGCCAGGTCGTCCGGGCCGACTCACTGCCGTTCGACGCCGCCGAGCTGCGCGCCCGCTTCGGCGAGGTGGCCGCGGACCTCTCGGCGGAGTCGAGCTGGCAGGTCAGCGACACCGGCGAGCGGCGCCGCGCGGTGGTGCTCGTCTCGAAGGCCGGGCACTGCCTGTACGACCTGCTCGGCCGCGTCGCGTCCGGCGAACTCGACGTCGACATCGCGGCGGTGATCGGCAACCACGAGTCGCTGGCCGACATCACCCGCGCGCACGGCATCCCGTTCCACCACGTGCCGTTCCCGGCCGGCGACAAGGCTTCGGCGTTCGAAGAGGTCCGGAAGCTGGTCGACGAGCACGAGCCGCACGCGGTGGTGCTGGCCCGGTTCATGCAGATCCTGCCCGCGGACCTGTGCCGCGACTGGGCGGGCCGCGCGATCAACATCCACCACAGCTTCCTGCCGTCGTTCATCGGCGCGAAGCCGTACCACCAGGCGCACACCCGCGGCGTGAAGCTGGTCGGCGCGACCTGCCACTACGTGACGGCGGATCTCGACGCGGGCCCGATCATCGACCAGGACGTCATCCGCGTCGACCACGGCGACTCCGTCGAGGACATGGTCCGCAAGGGCCGGGACATCGAAAAGGTCACCCTCGCCCGCGGCCTGCGCTGGCATCTGGAGAACCGGGTGCTGGTGCACGGCAACCGGACAGTGGTGTTCTGA
- a CDS encoding maleylpyruvate isomerase family mycothiol-dependent enzyme has product MWLLEAIDVHADGLKRAALTAGPTAPVPNCPKWIVHDLVSHIAFVHGFAVGLAVNRPVRPEPPKDWADVLGWWDGQRLALREALGRDPGTPAFSPYPGFAATVGDWTRRMAHETAIHRLDAESALANALANALPTRFSTRFANDGVDEFLTYLTPRLGKKADVRVTTPERTWTLGEPKAELDGTADDVYRALWGRPHQASVRGDLAPLAAP; this is encoded by the coding sequence ATGTGGCTGCTCGAAGCGATCGACGTCCACGCGGACGGGTTGAAGCGGGCGGCGCTGACCGCCGGCCCGACGGCACCGGTGCCGAACTGTCCGAAGTGGATTGTCCATGACCTGGTGTCGCACATCGCGTTCGTGCACGGCTTCGCCGTCGGCTTGGCGGTGAACCGGCCGGTGCGCCCGGAGCCGCCCAAGGACTGGGCCGACGTCCTGGGCTGGTGGGACGGCCAGCGCCTGGCCCTGCGCGAAGCACTGGGCCGGGACCCGGGCACCCCGGCGTTTTCGCCGTACCCGGGCTTCGCCGCGACGGTCGGCGACTGGACCCGCCGGATGGCCCACGAGACGGCGATCCACCGCCTCGACGCCGAATCGGCCCTGGCCAACGCCCTGGCCAACGCTCTGCCGACGCGCTTCTCGACGCGGTTCGCGAACGACGGCGTCGACGAGTTCCTGACGTACCTCACCCCTCGCCTGGGCAAGAAGGCCGACGTCCGCGTCACGACGCCGGAGCGGACGTGGACCCTCGGCGAGCCGAAGGCCGAACTGGACGGCACCGCCGACGACGTCTACCGCGCGCTGTGGGGGCGTCCGCACCAGGCGTCCGTCAGGGGTGACCTCGCACCGCTCGCGGCGCCCTGA